The Desulfovibrio sp. TomC genome has a window encoding:
- the tnpA gene encoding IS66 family insertion sequence element accessory protein TnpA yields MAASATEHRSEKATYWAGHFESWRGSGLSQGAYCRRHGLSQSSWGYWRKRLARSADEEAAPCFAIVPVPLSASPQAYMATAPEPMLVHVGNAFRIEIRGDFAAPVLEKLVRTLTQL; encoded by the coding sequence ATGGCTGCATCAGCAACGGAGCATAGATCCGAGAAGGCGACGTATTGGGCTGGACATTTTGAGTCTTGGCGAGGCAGTGGCCTGAGCCAGGGGGCTTACTGCCGGCGGCATGGCCTTTCCCAAAGTTCATGGGGCTATTGGCGGAAGCGTTTGGCGAGATCGGCCGACGAAGAGGCAGCGCCTTGCTTCGCAATCGTCCCTGTGCCGCTGTCTGCGTCGCCCCAGGCGTACATGGCAACCGCACCTGAACCAATGCTGGTGCATGTGGGCAACGCCTTTCGCATCGAGATCAGAGGCGACTTCGCCGCGCCGGTGCTGGAAAAGCTTGTCCGCACGCTGACGCAGCTATGA
- a CDS encoding recombinase family protein: protein MQIGYVRVSTRDQKPYLQMDALREAGCERIFEETASGTKRDRPELVAAYDYMRSGDTLVVWKLDRLARSTRQLLETVEALEQRGIGLKILTQNMDTTSAGGRLIFTVFSAIAEFEREIICERTRAGLDAARFRGRKGGRPRALSEKDLKQARALLTDPEITVEDVARRHGVGPSTLYRYLPAARQSVQGDGN, encoded by the coding sequence ATGCAGATCGGCTATGTCAGGGTCTCAACCCGCGACCAAAAACCCTACTTGCAAATGGATGCATTGCGCGAGGCCGGCTGCGAGCGTATTTTCGAAGAAACGGCGAGCGGTACCAAACGCGATCGGCCGGAACTTGTAGCGGCCTATGACTATATGCGAAGCGGCGACACTCTGGTGGTTTGGAAACTCGACCGGCTGGCGCGCTCCACCCGTCAATTGCTGGAGACGGTGGAGGCTTTGGAGCAGCGAGGTATCGGTCTCAAGATACTCACCCAGAACATGGATACAACCAGCGCCGGCGGCCGGCTCATCTTCACCGTGTTCAGCGCTATCGCCGAATTTGAGAGAGAAATCATCTGCGAGAGGACCCGGGCTGGCCTGGATGCTGCCCGCTTCCGAGGGCGGAAAGGCGGACGCCCGCGTGCCCTGTCCGAAAAGGATCTGAAGCAAGCCAGGGCCCTGCTGACCGATCCGGAAATCACCGTCGAGGACGTGGCTCGCCGGCACGGGGTTGGCCCCTCCACGCTCTATCGCTACCTACCGGCAGCGCGGCAATCAGTTCAAGGGGATGGAAACTAA